A stretch of the Glandiceps talaboti chromosome 23, keGlaTala1.1, whole genome shotgun sequence genome encodes the following:
- the LOC144453068 gene encoding sulfotransferase 4A1-like has protein sequence MAEAAGDFCISNSIDSPDDSYDDIMHYYVYEGVRLPPFCRGKMEDIMNFPVRSDDVWIVTYPKSALWTQDLIYLLSQGGNIENADLDQETVEDSVPYLEYPSPGLEMLKDMKSPRLIKSHLPVKLLPIGVRQNQCKVIYVARNPKDVMCSFYDFHRMVRMVNYKGTFNQFFNRFLNNKLGYGSYFDHVLDGWTHKDDPKFMFLNYEDLKKELCVTIGKLARFMEVTITADMIGKIADYWNAETQYNRREDRVGYWKNMFTVAMNEKFERIYPQKMKGVGLDFDFGDPL, from the exons ATGGCGGAAGCTGCGGGTGATTTCTGCATCTCTAACAGTATCGACAGTCCAGACGATTCGTACGATGATATTATGCACTATTACGTTTATGAGGGGGTTCGATTACCTCCATTCTGTCGTGGTAAAATGGAAGACATCATGAATTTTCCTGTAAGAAGCGATGATGTATGGATAGTTACATATCCGAAATCAG CATTGTGGACACAAGACCTCATTTATTTACTCAGTCAAGGTGGTAATATTGAAAATGCAGATTTGGACCAAGAAACTGTGGAAGACTCAGTTCCATACCTAGAGTATCCTAGTCCAGGTCTGGAAATGTTAAAAGATATGAAATCACCACGTCTTATCAAATCACATCTTCCAGTAAAGTTACTTCCAATTGGTGTACGCCAAAACCAATGTAAG GTGATATATGTTGCTAGAAATCCCAAGGATGTCATGTGTTCATTTTATGACTTCCATCGTATGGTTCGTATGGTTAACTACAAAGGTACCTTTAACCAGTTCTTCAACAGATTCCTGAATAATAAAT tGGGCTATGGTTCTTACTTTGATCACGTACTTGATGGTTGGACACACAAAGACGACCCTAAGTTCATGTTTCTGAATTATGAGGACCTCAAAAAG GAGTTGTGTGTGACAATTGGTAAACTTGCCAGGTTTATGGAAGTGACAATAACAGCTGATATGATTGGAAAGATAGCCGACTACTGGAATGCTGAGACACAGTATAATAGACGTG AAGATCGAGTGGGCTACTGGAAGAATATGTTTACTGTCGCCATGAATGAGAAGTTTGAACGCATTTATCCCCAGAAGATGAAAGGTGTTGGTTTGGACTTTGATTTCGGGGATCCCTTGTAA